The following nucleotide sequence is from Aedes aegypti strain LVP_AGWG chromosome 3, AaegL5.0 Primary Assembly, whole genome shotgun sequence.
AGTAGATGAATGACTACCACCACatttaaaacatttaattttgttAGAACAAAAATGCGATGTGTGACCAAAAAGGAGACAACGATCGCAATGCATAATCTTCGGATAATAAAGTCTAACTTTAAAAATAACATTGTCAATGTCTACATAATCGGGAAGAACAGAACCCtcaaatgtaatttttatgcaattagAATGCATGTATGAAGATTGTTTATcggtaaatgttaatttcgaTAAACGCATGCAATCTAAAATTTTAACTGGCTGAATTgccttatttttaaatttacctGAACCGTAATTTACAATATCTTCacagttcaaattttcatcgtAAATGACTCCGTTTATTTCACACGAGTCGCAAGGAGCGTAAACTCGATATGAatcaaaaaaaagtttagattcCAATAATGAATTTGCATCATCACGGGATCCAAATATAACCCTCAATTTGTCAAgtgaaacttttttaatttccttgacagatttgtataatttataaatttccgAAGATATCAAAAGAACATTTATAGGCTTTTcctttttacgaaaaaaaacaacaaaagggCCTAAAAAAGTGGAGGGATAAGTTTTAATGCGAAAACGTTTGATGGAAGATGATTCACCAGTTTCACCAGATGTTCCATCCCCGTCAGTCTCCATATTGGAAAATTGACGGGGTGAgtgaaaatatatgaaaaaatactgaagTGCAATTGATAATATAAcaagtaataataaaaataagaataatactaaaaaataaataaaattatacttatAGAGACTTCAATCCACACCAAAGGCTTGAGGCCGTCAAAGACAACCAAGTATTTCCACCAGCACTCAAATCAATCTTGATGAGTTGAAGCTTGATTTTTTAGTTCACGTCTTCTTCATCAAATCCTCGTTGATTCCAGAATGGTCGAATTTCCTCCTTCGAACTTCAATTATCTTCAACAGTCGTTTTGTCTTGAAGTCGACAAAGCCAAATCAATTTCTTCACAATCACCAAATTGAACTCGAACAGTTGAAACTAGTCCAGTACACCTTCTAGTACCTCTTCTTCTTCAAATCTTCGATGGCCACTCGTTTGATAATCCACCTTTAAATCCTTTCCGAAATCCACCTGAAAAacggaaaaaaattgacaagcgcAGAAAAACACCGGTAATCCgatcaaggcctacttaccaAAGATGATaataatctgattgaacataaagcatagaaaaacgcatcgttctactttttccaatgaaaatgaatatttagtgcatagaaaactgtggcccttttttcatgtttgtcaggaaagatcgaaggtgcacaacaaaaggaaactaccgattttctcgaagcctgccttgattgttgttggcaagctggagttatcttgcagttcaaaataacgttgtcttatattttgtgtgtagtatccgtgcctccctcccagctgTCCACCGCTGTCCACTGTTTCTCGTTTACCAAAAGGGATTAGCAATTCACAAGAAAATTGAGTaacatcaacatttttttttacttccacGAAGCTTTCTTCGATCgaactataaaaaaaatatagtggagGCAAGACAAGTCAGAAGGGGGGTGATTCAAAGTTTATGGCATGCtggcgtaaaaagctggatagttattgcgtttgttaagaaaattttccggttcacggtagccgcagagttctaccgcagctgtcaaagttctaccgcatgcttcgaaatcattctatcattgaagcacACAATTCGATCacagtatgcttgaaagagaaaacgctatgaaaaatagcaacaaacaacaatcaccgaggcggtatccaaggtatcattgaagcctactgatggtttaccagtgcaaatcagtgatgtgacagctgcggtagcttttcgttgaaccctagaacggaaagttttccctaaaattgcaatacttCAAGATCTTGGTATAATAATAAGAAAAAAGAAGCTCAAATAATTTGATTatctagatttttttgagaaacattaGTAGGTTTCATAAATATGAACTATATCactgtttttgtctcaagcaccaaaatatcgttatttattaaattaaggtgaaacagtttggaatcactGCActtaagaagatcagaaacgtttcccaactatttctccagtttagtgcttttgaaaacgtgagtaggggcacataTCGgttattgtgacggccatctttggattccgaattTTCACCTTAAAGGTTGCTGAATTTCATGTATTTAATGTggataacaatacttatcaacgaATTTCATATTACTTTccatgctcaaaagttatttttagatGGTGTAGAAAAAGAattttattttgccatataggaGAACCGAACAAAACCTACTAGAGATACTCAATTTGATCctcgagacacgcaaaaattcgtttttgttgttttatcagTTTTATCAGGAATCAACAAATATGTACATGAAAATTACATTCAATGATGAGgggtttttcatgaatttaacaGGAATTCAAAGGAACATCAAAAACATTACAGAACTTCACGGTGTAATAATGTGTGAAAGTGATtttctatatatttttgaatgaaatgtaGGTATATATGTGTGTAATTTTGCTTTAGAATCTCAACTctcaaaaatttaattaaaatcatataaatacattttggacaGAATATATTCAGAAAAAACGTCACTtttagaaattacaaaaaaaaatgttctcgaACTCCGACAACTCTGAACTGCACCAAACGGAAAGGTTTAAACCAAGCTttctaaaaatatccaaaccACAAGTCAATTCCGAGAAACAATTTTAAAGAGCACATCCGAGTTTGCTATGAATCATACTAATTCCtagatttttgtaaatatcaaaCGGGAGTTGAAcattgtaaaataataaaaaatgctaagaaaacaaattccattgctTTTCCCTTAATAATATcgattcagaaataattttcaaaagaatctcTGAGATAATTTCTAGATCAtccttaaaaattcaaaaaaccaAATTCTTGAAACATGAATTCTTTAGGAAGTCCGTATAAAAATACACTAAATGAACACGGGAAGAAATCTTTGCAGTAATATCAGAATGAAGCTTTAGGTAGATACCTGAATTAATTCCTGTTGAAATTCCCGGAGATATTCACTGAAGAATACCTACTGTAACACGAAGAATTACCAAAAGTCATTTTCAAGCAGGAATCAGCATCTTATCGTATGATTCCTGTTAGGTCCCTGCCACTGTCTGGATTCTTATTAGGCAagaagatttattatttttttcaagacatttaaTCATTACCAATGCTGTATATATAATCGGTTGAGAGAAAAATGACTGAAATTCTGTGACATTTTGCAGGGTGCTGGAAGGTGTCGCTTTGAAGAATGGAGTTGGGCCGAGCCATGGGGAAGGTGGGGATGGCCATCACGTATCCCACTGGAAGCAAATGTTCGAATCGAAGCAGCGTGAATTCGAGCACGTTACGAGGCTGATGCATGACAAAAGCAAAGAATTCGAACGACAAGCGAATGAGCTGAAGAAGCGTCTGATGTTGGCCGAAGGGGAACGGGACCGAGCAAACATGACCCGGACGCAAACCCATGACATATTGGTGGAAAGCAAAACTAAAATTTCCGAACAGGAAGACATGATCTCGAAGCTAAAGGACAAAATCAAATCGCTGGAGGAAACGAATCTCAAACTTGAAGCGGATTTGGAGCACAAGAAAACGATGCTCCAGGATACGCTTCACAAGTACCACATGGTGGAGCAATCGATGGGCATGAAGGCCGACCGACACACGGATCACCTGCTGAAGCAAGCCGAGGAGAAACACAACGCCAAGGTCACAATGATGCAGCAGCAGATCGAAAACCTCCGCGCAGAACTAGACGACCGGGTGCAAGAAGTTCGCCGGTGGGAGGTCCGCTACAAGGAACTGCAATCGATGCGGGACGCACTGCTGGTGGAGAAAACGGAAACCATTCAACGGTTGCAGGACAGCCTGGAAGATTCGCAAAGGCAGTGTGAGAACTTGATGGCGAAGACAATGAGCGTGACCAACTTTAGCCAGGACAATTTGCGACTCAAGACCAAGGTTAACGCGCTGGAACAGCAAACGCAAGACATGCAGAGAACGATCAATACGCTGACACACAGGTAAGCAAGAACATAGCCAATCGTAATTTTTGAAGAGATTTTGTCTTATTAGTCGAAGATGGAACAAGAAAGTTTTGTCAGGGAGTGCACGACGTCTCGCTTTTGATTGAGTAGATCAGAGTAGCTAGTAAAATGCCCCACTGAAACATGTGATTTTTTTCCTTGTGAAATGTATGGAtagatttgtttattttttacgaATTTATTTCTACGATCATTGATAGATTTCGTATAACAAATTCTCTGGGTAAGGGGTTGGAttagaatttttgataaattgtatgATAGAGCTGATTGATTGTTTTGAACATCCTTTAGATTTTAGGTTTGATAGATACCTGGTGAGATCTCAATGGATTTGACGGATCTCATTTAGTGAACGAAATCTTTATGAACTTTTCTTAACATCTTTAGAATGATGTTTAGCAAACTATAGGAGAGTTCAtttctagatttcttagcaAACTCCAAACATAATATTCTTGGCTTAAGCTGATGACTATTTGACCAAATAGTTTAGTCTACCGAAGCAGATGTAATAGCTAGGATGAGCCTCAGTTAAAATGTATCAAATATTGAATAACGTGGCTTCAACACCTGTTCATTCTATTTCAGATTAGAAACCACCAATGCGGAGCTGGAACTTATGGACAGTGTTCTGTGCTCCAGCGACGAGCAAGGAGGCAGCCCTGGTAAAGATCCAACGTGTACCTTTGCGGCGTCTCGCAAAAATCTCATCGGCAGCACGCCAATCAATCCAAATTTGAACAGAAACACCGAAGATCGGGTCGCCAAGTTGAAGCAAGAACTCCTGCTGTGCATGAACGGTCAGAAAGAGAAAAGGGAAGCAATCAAGCGGCTAGAGTCGGAACTTGCAGCCAAGGAACAGGAAGTTCAGCAACTTAAGAAAGACGAAAGTCAAGCACTAGTGCAGATGAATCAATACAAGGAAGAAGCCTTCAGGGTGAATTCCAAGTGTAAACTGCTAGAGGCAGAGCTGGACAAATTGTGCAAAAAGGATCAAAACAGTTCCAAGCATGGGCGAAGGTCAAGCTTCGATAGGCAAGAGGCACTAGAAGACAAGATATTCGCACTGAAGCAAGAGAAAGTGGAACTGGAGGAAAAGTTTGACAGGCTGGAACATGAGAACCAACAATTACAAGAACGCATGAGAAAAATGGTTTCAGATTCGCAATCGCTTGACACCGTCAAGCTTGAATTGGAGAAACAGAAATTCCTTCTGAAAGATTCCCAAAACGAATGCGAACGGTTGAAGAACCTATACATCGAGATATCCGGCAGTAAGGACACATTGAACAGAGAACTGACAACGCTACGGTCCCAAGATTCGGCAAAGGAAATCCTCGTGCTACGGGAAAAGGTTGCATCACTGGAACGAGCCCTACAGCTGGCAGAGTTGAAATCATCCGAGTTGGCTAAGTTACTCGAAAAGGAAAAGATCGAACACGAGAAGCTTCTGCGAGATCTGCAGGAGAAGCACGATAGTAGTCGAGAGTCGAAGGACGTGAAACAGTCCTCCAATAGCTGTGTCCGATGCATAGACAATTTGACGGAGCTTTCAAAGGTAAGCTAAACACTGATCCAATGCTAAGTTACCCATTATGCATCAAGACAATGGTAAAAAAGgcaaattttttaatgaaatgctctcaaaaagCCATTTCGAACTGATTTTGTTTCCTTCGGCTTTGAACGAAAGATAAAAAATAGACACCTGACACCCGAAGCCTATTTATAAAAGAACTGGTTCACATCATATTCAGATTTTCATACGCTTGTACGGTAGGATGGCACAAATGTTTTGATGTTTGTTCTGATTCACTGATGATTGTATTTTATTA
It contains:
- the LOC5575720 gene encoding centrosomal protein of 152 kDa encodes the protein MNDNPGVTLFNEHAGSIQVNNTSALHRAEEEEALEDHRRREQELAKEMENAFDDLIDDDQNDDTLNSLNYLSNHSEQSTPPPPLPISNRVLEGVALKNGVGPSHGEGGDGHHVSHWKQMFESKQREFEHVTRLMHDKSKEFERQANELKKRLMLAEGERDRANMTRTQTHDILVESKTKISEQEDMISKLKDKIKSLEETNLKLEADLEHKKTMLQDTLHKYHMVEQSMGMKADRHTDHLLKQAEEKHNAKVTMMQQQIENLRAELDDRVQEVRRWEVRYKELQSMRDALLVEKTETIQRLQDSLEDSQRQCENLMAKTMSVTNFSQDNLRLKTKVNALEQQTQDMQRTINTLTHRLETTNAELELMDSVLCSSDEQGGSPGKDPTCTFAASRKNLIGSTPINPNLNRNTEDRVAKLKQELLLCMNGQKEKREAIKRLESELAAKEQEVQQLKKDESQALVQMNQYKEEAFRVNSKCKLLEAELDKLCKKDQNSSKHGRRSSFDRQEALEDKIFALKQEKVELEEKFDRLEHENQQLQERMRKMVSDSQSLDTVKLELEKQKFLLKDSQNECERLKNLYIEISGSKDTLNRELTTLRSQDSAKEILVLREKVASLERALQLAELKSSELAKLLEKEKIEHEKLLRDLQEKHDSSRESKDVKQSSNSCVRCIDNLTELSKIEIQNLQLQNTCASHLKDINELKNALKEARATISTLHEKLDLKAERDHLIDELKEKAIQFEQFMRSKNTSHSTSSSSGNSSTKDSATSPQPLEKQQRQSRDQSVNTSSEYHEMNEAESRKAAREQEHRIREEMARAFAAEIKVIEEKFKEQFTKFEQNITELKKELHDRINELLLRNKEIEVLKYAIVTEREKMSEILAKKDEDARRLFDKQAEVMKKYKSELENTHRKVQFLEGELQEKRELIQAERESMEKLIKQVTEERKLFKEHENELIEKFKEMETEYNKSLEMITEKYNSVKKTALNYKKYAEDKEQHMMKEYDRIKDGYNAALLKVQNRMKEALESKDRSMKEQISKVESEYQSKLKLLKSST